The genomic window CCTGAATCTGCATAATTTGTAGCAGTGGTACAAAAAAGCTGAAAATATAGAAACCCGTTTTCTCTGGAAAGCGGGTTTTTTACATAATAGTAGGGTAGACACCAATACTTCCCCTTATAAGGCAGACCTAACGATTTAGCCCCCTTCCCTAGTAGGGAAGCAGGGTGGTTTCATACAGTGAGAGAAAATATCGAAAACTGCAACATTTTGTAGGGGCATGGCATTACCATGCCCCTACCGGCAACCAAAATCAATGTTACAGAATTTTCTTTTAATAAATGAAACCACCCTGCCCTTCCCTACTAAGGAAGGGAGAAACATCAAAGCCCCTCTCCTAGAAGGAGAGGAGTTGGGGAGAGGTTAAGAGAGATGTATTGGGATGGGTACTACCCTAGATACTCAAAACTCAAAAGTCATAAAATGCCTCAAATTCAAGTTCGCGGCACTTCGCATTACTACGAATGGATCAAGACACCGAAAGATGGTGAAAAAAAGCCAGTAATTGTCTTCATGCACGGTTGGGGTGGATCTTCTCGTTACTGGGAAACCCCTGCTAAAGCCCTTTCGGAGACTTTTGACTGCTTGCTTTATGATATGCGAGGATTTGGGCGATCGCGTAAAATTTCGCCTATGGGGAACGGTAGCGTCCTAGCGGAAGAATCCTCGCCACTGGCAGAAGAACCAGCTACAGCGGAAGAGTTGACATATGAAATGGAGGAATACGCCGACGACTTAGCAGGGTTGTTAGAGGCCTTACAGTGCGATCGCGTCTATGTTAATGCCCACTCAATGGGAGCATCTGTCGCCGTCTTTTTTCTCAACCGCTACCCAGAGCTAGTAGAAAAAGCAATTTTAACCTGTAGCGGCGTTTTTGAATACGACGAAAAAGCATTTAAAGCCTTTCACAAATTTGGCGGCTACGTCGTCAAATTCCGCCCCCGTTGGCTGTATCAACTTCCCCTCGTTGACCGGATGTTTATGAAACGATTCGTGCATCGTCCCCTACCCAGTGCTATCAGTCGTGCTTTCTTAGACGATTTTCTGATGGCAGATTACCAAGCTGCTGTAGGCACCATGATTACCTCGGTTAGCGAAAAAGCAGCCCAAGTGATGCCGAATGAGTTCGCCAAGCTTAGCGTTCCAACACTTATAGTAGCTGGCGAATACGATATCATTATCCCCGCCGCGATGGGGCGTGTTGCCGCAGGATTGAGTGACAAGGTGGAGTATGTCGAGATTCCCGATACTGCTCACTTTCCCATGCTGGAAGCACCAGAAGCTTATCTGAAGGTAGTGCGAAAGTTTTTGGGAATAGGCACTGAGCAAAGTTTCGACCAAACTATAGTGTCTTAGTTGCGATCGCTATTGTACTCAGGCAGGTTTTCCCCTCAGCAACACAACCAAGGCAACACCTGTAATTCCAGCGACTACAACCCATGCTAAGGTCAAACCGATTAATTCGCTGAAGAATAGGCGCGTAGTCTGGCGCAAAATTCCACCTACAGTCCAGCCGATAGACAGCCCTATCGCCCAGCCTGCAACATTTGCTAAGATCCACATCCAAGCTTTTTTGACTTGCTGCCTGAGTACCAACCATTGCCCCAGCCCAAGCATTGTGCCTACAATTGTCCCATTCAAGACACCAAAGATTATTCTAGGTTCAGAAAGTAAGGTTCCGGGGGCAACCCAGCCTATGGCACCCATACCACTGCCCCCGATTAAAGCCCAACTGAGTATACTCGCTAATATCCACCACCAAGCGATCGCAAGATGCTGTCTAAGAACCAATGCTTGAGAAAATGCGATCGCGCTTGCACCTATTGTGCCCTCTACAAGTCTAATATCGGTTCTATCGCCAATTTCCACCCACAGCAAACTAACTAAAAAACCCACACAAGTGACTAACACCCATTGCAACCAGAAAAAGCATCCAATTTTTGATTTTTGATTTTTGATTTTTGATTGAGAAGTATTTTCAGCAGTAGGAAACAATCAAGCTAAGAGCCAAACGGTATTAAGACCCACTTATACTATCCGGTTGGAGGTGACTTCGGCAAAACTTTTGGTTGTGTAGCGCTTGCGGGAAAAAGCGAACGGAAAGCTTCTCGGCGTTTTTTGGGTGACTCTGGAGACATATAACTCCATAAACTTTCCCAGTAGAAAAAGGATACCCCATTAAAACCGCGATCACGCACCATCTGAACCTGCTGCTGAATTTGCTTCATGTCCACAGGACGACCCCATAACCCTGATAATATCCCCACACCGACGGGAATCTGACCGCGAGCCATCTGCACTGCTGGTTGCGACAACTCCGCAGCAAAAGTTTTC from Funiculus sociatus GB2-C1 includes these protein-coding regions:
- a CDS encoding alpha/beta fold hydrolase — protein: MPQIQVRGTSHYYEWIKTPKDGEKKPVIVFMHGWGGSSRYWETPAKALSETFDCLLYDMRGFGRSRKISPMGNGSVLAEESSPLAEEPATAEELTYEMEEYADDLAGLLEALQCDRVYVNAHSMGASVAVFFLNRYPELVEKAILTCSGVFEYDEKAFKAFHKFGGYVVKFRPRWLYQLPLVDRMFMKRFVHRPLPSAISRAFLDDFLMADYQAAVGTMITSVSEKAAQVMPNEFAKLSVPTLIVAGEYDIIIPAAMGRVAAGLSDKVEYVEIPDTAHFPMLEAPEAYLKVVRKFLGIGTEQSFDQTIVS